Proteins encoded within one genomic window of Streptomyces sp. NBC_00239:
- a CDS encoding AAA family ATPase yields MVVEADNGAATAKRLRAITDELSEHFFEREDVVRTLIVAMLARQHSLVLGPPGTAKSELARELTSRIQGASLWEILLSKFTVPTRMFGPIDVAALSRGEYRQIFDGRATTADIAFIDEIFKCSTAALNETLGFLNERLYHPENGGSPVVCPLISAITASNELPTGEDSAAIYDRLLVRMEVGYLADPSNFAALVRSAVTVPAQRTRTTIALEELQYAVSTAVPAVDVPDVIVDAVCALRAALRRQELIASDRRWRQSVRLLQASAFLDGRTAVGEIDLAVLTHVLWDSPAQRPTVEREVLQMVNPDAREALDLADAIEELEAQLDSKAGQSREALSDWAIREANTKLAKAAKKLAKLRTEALANGRSATSIERVIARQRAVHARVLTEALGVDASMVQAEL; encoded by the coding sequence ATGGTAGTAGAGGCTGACAACGGAGCCGCGACAGCGAAGCGGTTGCGTGCGATCACTGACGAGCTCTCAGAGCACTTTTTCGAGCGCGAGGACGTCGTACGGACGTTGATCGTCGCCATGCTGGCTCGTCAACACTCACTGGTCCTGGGGCCTCCCGGGACAGCGAAGTCCGAGCTGGCCAGAGAGCTGACCAGCCGGATCCAGGGCGCCAGTCTCTGGGAAATCCTCCTGTCGAAGTTCACCGTGCCGACGCGCATGTTCGGTCCGATCGACGTGGCCGCGCTCAGCCGCGGCGAGTACCGACAGATCTTCGACGGCCGGGCCACTACCGCCGACATCGCCTTCATCGACGAGATCTTCAAGTGCTCCACCGCGGCACTGAACGAGACGCTGGGGTTCCTCAATGAGCGGCTGTACCACCCCGAGAACGGCGGCTCCCCGGTCGTCTGTCCGCTGATCAGTGCCATCACGGCGTCCAACGAACTGCCGACCGGGGAGGACAGCGCCGCCATCTACGACCGGCTGCTGGTGCGGATGGAGGTCGGCTATCTCGCGGACCCGAGCAACTTCGCCGCCCTCGTCCGCTCCGCCGTCACGGTTCCAGCCCAGCGGACGCGGACGACCATCGCCCTGGAGGAGCTCCAGTACGCCGTCTCCACCGCCGTGCCGGCCGTGGACGTCCCGGACGTGATCGTGGACGCCGTGTGCGCCCTGCGTGCCGCGCTGCGGCGCCAGGAGCTGATCGCCTCGGACCGCCGCTGGCGTCAGTCCGTCCGGCTGCTTCAGGCCTCTGCCTTCCTGGACGGCCGTACGGCCGTCGGTGAGATCGACCTCGCGGTGCTCACCCACGTGCTTTGGGACTCCCCCGCCCAGCGCCCAACCGTCGAACGCGAAGTGCTCCAGATGGTGAACCCAGACGCGCGAGAGGCGCTCGACCTGGCCGACGCCATCGAGGAACTGGAGGCACAGCTGGACTCGAAGGCTGGCCAATCCCGCGAAGCCCTGTCGGACTGGGCGATCAGGGAAGCCAACACCAAGCTCGCCAAGGCCGCCAAGAAGCTGGCGAAGCTGCGCACGGAGGCGCTGGCGAACGGCCGGTCGGCAACGTCGATCGAGCGGGTGATCGCCCGCCAGCGAGCCGTCCACGCTCGCGTGCTGACTGAGGCGCTGGGTGTCGATGCGTCCATGGTCCAGGCAGAGCTGTGA
- a CDS encoding VWA domain-containing protein, whose translation MAKSLSKLKDLASRAGKWLGLGGDTPPVPKATAAVVADRFDTMAWRETYGQSPRLAELAEELNEKYDHTTDLLGDVFLAAYKVTPQVRGRNEMDPSRLVNHQVVTSMVTSPEFEELHRETAGDPYAAAMAVLAQAAALRRMLEQSRRADEQAQQAKAARAEAEEAARTVGTTFQRAADAADDEGTVPEAQASAVHQAVDHAETADEEAQRAEEAVGQALAAVTPAIRAAARRALAEAAEAAREEAALMRAWGVEPGQLERMSFEQRAELAERLRNGRLGQFAELIGRFRQMATGERARKVEHAPGELVGITLGDDLGRVVPSEIAQLGVPALRAVFAAKFAESRLMLYDSRGEQPTGRGAIIACVDCSFSMATPPGGSSSDGITAEAWAKACALALLDQARQAKRDFVGILFSSADQVSVHAFPASQPAPISRVIDFAEHFFAGGTDFEAPLSAAAEVLEREFNTEGRPRGDIVLITDGECEVSEDWMHQWNDTKHRLGYRTFGIAIGHGSATHRGSVLEALSDNLRNLNDLTDPRAVADIFRVI comes from the coding sequence GTGGCCAAGTCCCTGAGCAAGCTGAAAGACCTGGCGAGCCGGGCCGGCAAGTGGCTGGGACTGGGAGGTGACACGCCACCAGTACCGAAGGCGACCGCCGCGGTGGTCGCCGACCGATTCGACACCATGGCCTGGCGCGAGACATACGGTCAGTCACCCCGTCTGGCAGAGCTGGCTGAGGAGCTGAACGAGAAGTACGACCACACCACCGACCTGTTGGGCGACGTTTTCCTGGCCGCCTACAAGGTCACCCCGCAGGTACGCGGGCGGAACGAGATGGACCCGTCCCGGCTCGTGAACCACCAGGTCGTCACGTCGATGGTCACCAGCCCAGAGTTCGAGGAGCTGCACCGCGAGACCGCCGGCGACCCTTACGCCGCAGCGATGGCCGTCCTGGCCCAGGCCGCCGCTCTGCGCCGAATGCTGGAGCAGTCCCGCCGCGCCGACGAACAGGCGCAGCAGGCAAAGGCTGCCCGAGCCGAGGCCGAAGAGGCTGCCCGGACTGTGGGCACGACGTTCCAGCGGGCTGCTGATGCCGCCGACGATGAGGGCACCGTCCCGGAAGCTCAGGCCAGCGCCGTTCACCAGGCAGTCGACCACGCCGAGACCGCCGATGAAGAGGCACAGCGGGCGGAGGAAGCGGTCGGTCAGGCTCTCGCCGCGGTCACTCCAGCCATCCGCGCGGCCGCTCGCCGGGCGCTTGCTGAGGCCGCCGAAGCTGCCCGTGAGGAAGCTGCCCTGATGAGGGCCTGGGGGGTCGAGCCGGGCCAACTGGAGCGCATGTCGTTCGAACAGCGCGCAGAGCTCGCTGAACGGCTGCGCAACGGGCGGCTCGGTCAGTTCGCCGAACTGATCGGCCGGTTCCGGCAGATGGCCACAGGAGAGCGGGCCCGCAAGGTCGAACACGCGCCTGGTGAACTGGTCGGGATCACCCTGGGCGACGATCTGGGCCGGGTAGTCCCCTCCGAGATCGCGCAGCTCGGTGTTCCAGCGCTGCGGGCCGTATTCGCCGCGAAGTTCGCGGAGTCCCGGCTGATGCTCTACGACAGCCGCGGCGAGCAACCCACGGGACGGGGAGCGATCATCGCCTGCGTGGACTGCTCCTTCTCCATGGCGACCCCGCCGGGCGGCAGCTCGTCGGACGGGATCACGGCGGAGGCATGGGCCAAGGCATGCGCCCTGGCGCTGCTCGACCAGGCACGGCAGGCAAAACGGGACTTCGTCGGCATCCTGTTCTCCTCAGCAGACCAGGTCAGCGTGCACGCCTTCCCCGCCTCCCAGCCCGCCCCCATCAGCCGCGTCATCGACTTCGCCGAGCACTTCTTCGCCGGCGGCACGGACTTCGAGGCGCCGCTGTCGGCGGCCGCCGAAGTTCTGGAGAGGGAGTTCAACACGGAGGGCCGCCCACGCGGAGACATCGTGCTGATCACCGACGGCGAGTGCGAAGTCAGCGAGGACTGGATGCACCAGTGGAACGACACCAAGCACCGCCTGGGGTACCGCACGTTCGGCATCGCCATCGGCCACGGCTCGGCCACCCATCGTGGCTCCGTCCTGGAGGCGCTGAGCGACAACCTCCGCAACCTCAACGACCTCACCGACCCGCGCGCCGTAGCCGACATCTTCCGCGTCATCTGA
- a CDS encoding sugar phosphate nucleotidyltransferase: protein MSRTITRAVVAVGGAGTKMAPITRIIPKEMLPAGRMPILEHLVHELRAARITDVLFVISSRKPQIPAYFGSGAAYGMDFSYRVQDDGAGPGAPVLAAETWTAAQPFVLAFGDNLIRGAADSEIPLQRLVSGTPDCSVLTRIFPADGIPAHETLLGAADAPGPGSAAVAFSRDLLDHAGAQWVHACAARWVLGPFVFEALRACPPRPGGELYLIDAIRRWISTGNELTALPLRPDDLRFNCDNWETYHDAVAALRS, encoded by the coding sequence ATGTCGCGCACCATCACCAGGGCGGTCGTGGCCGTCGGCGGAGCCGGGACCAAGATGGCCCCGATCACCCGCATCATCCCCAAGGAAATGCTGCCCGCCGGGCGGATGCCGATCCTGGAGCACCTGGTCCACGAGCTGCGCGCGGCCAGGATCACCGACGTCCTGTTCGTGATCTCCTCACGCAAGCCGCAGATCCCGGCCTACTTCGGCAGCGGCGCCGCGTACGGCATGGACTTCTCCTACCGCGTCCAGGACGACGGCGCCGGCCCCGGCGCCCCCGTCCTCGCCGCCGAGACATGGACCGCCGCCCAGCCGTTCGTCCTGGCGTTCGGGGACAACCTGATCCGCGGCGCCGCCGACAGCGAGATCCCGCTCCAGCGACTCGTCTCCGGCACGCCGGACTGCTCCGTCCTGACCCGCATCTTTCCCGCGGACGGCATCCCTGCGCACGAGACCCTGCTGGGCGCGGCCGACGCGCCAGGGCCCGGGTCGGCCGCGGTGGCCTTCAGCAGGGACCTCCTGGACCACGCCGGTGCCCAGTGGGTGCATGCCTGCGCCGCCCGCTGGGTCCTCGGGCCGTTCGTCTTCGAGGCCCTGCGCGCATGCCCGCCCCGGCCGGGCGGCGAGCTCTACCTCATCGACGCCATCCGGCGCTGGATCAGCACCGGCAACGAACTCACGGCGTTGCCGCTCCGGCCGGACGACCTCCGGTTCAACTGCGACAACTGGGAGACGTACCACGATGCCGTCGCCGCCCTCCGCTCATGA
- a CDS encoding SIS domain-containing protein, with translation MTTLLYEDFAHAYVTEVGEAIRRMLPRGTEAVDLLARATADGGEIRAFGNGGSSAIVRSALLQLHTQAGVPVNDSMMSPATLAYSAQRDEFRTAFARSLARDIDRVRLVVVASVSGRSANILEATRLCAEHRVPVLALVGGDGTQMEPADGMVWATGTTDQQISEDAMLTVLTLAAATVPDPDTEPLLTRAERHLHAVSAVDAELLGAFLREATEAVADAIRNRRRIYVLCPDGGPLALAGEHFAHNLAWDAPLGVDGVQPPLVVCDPSLADMSAVYNDHPDPAHGVRHQLSSAGPEDVVFLLAYDSASRTTREAVNVATVAGTRLFLLHRDGPGCSGARARDFRLPRVDDFALAALVQSVAHLLCRTTRATLTADRSGPAAVLSPDALMAQDLAPLRELSDTPFL, from the coding sequence GTGACCACGCTTCTGTACGAGGACTTCGCCCACGCCTACGTGACCGAGGTGGGCGAAGCCATCCGCCGCATGCTTCCACGCGGCACCGAGGCCGTCGACCTGCTGGCCAGGGCCACCGCCGACGGCGGTGAGATCCGCGCCTTCGGCAACGGCGGATCCTCGGCGATCGTCCGCTCGGCTCTCCTCCAGCTTCACACGCAAGCCGGAGTGCCGGTGAACGACTCGATGATGAGCCCGGCGACCCTGGCCTACAGCGCGCAGCGGGACGAGTTCCGCACGGCCTTCGCGCGGTCGCTCGCCCGGGACATCGACAGGGTGCGCCTGGTCGTCGTCGCCAGCGTCAGCGGCCGGTCGGCGAACATCCTTGAGGCCACCCGGCTCTGCGCCGAACACCGCGTGCCGGTGCTGGCGCTGGTGGGCGGCGACGGCACCCAGATGGAGCCGGCCGACGGCATGGTCTGGGCGACCGGGACCACGGACCAGCAGATCAGCGAGGACGCCATGCTGACCGTGCTGACCCTGGCCGCCGCCACCGTGCCGGACCCCGACACGGAGCCGCTGCTGACCCGTGCGGAGCGGCACCTGCACGCCGTGTCTGCGGTGGACGCCGAACTGCTGGGAGCCTTCCTGCGGGAGGCGACCGAGGCCGTCGCGGACGCGATCCGCAACCGGCGCCGGATCTACGTGCTGTGCCCGGACGGCGGACCCCTCGCCCTGGCTGGCGAGCACTTCGCGCACAACCTGGCCTGGGACGCGCCGCTCGGCGTCGATGGGGTGCAGCCCCCGCTCGTCGTCTGCGACCCCTCGCTAGCCGACATGAGCGCGGTCTACAACGACCATCCCGACCCCGCCCACGGTGTGCGCCACCAGCTGAGCAGCGCCGGCCCCGAGGACGTGGTTTTCCTGCTGGCCTATGACTCGGCCAGCAGGACGACCCGCGAGGCCGTCAACGTCGCCACCGTGGCGGGCACCCGGCTGTTCCTCCTGCACCGGGACGGCCCCGGCTGCTCCGGTGCCAGGGCGCGTGACTTCCGGCTGCCGCGCGTCGACGACTTCGCGCTCGCGGCCTTGGTGCAGTCAGTCGCCCATCTGCTGTGCCGAACCACCCGCGCCACCCTGACCGCGGACCGGTCCGGCCCGGCCGCCGTGCTGTCGCCCGACGCCCTGATGGCGCAGGACCTGGCACCGCTCCGCGAACTCTCCGACACCCCGTTCCTGTGA
- a CDS encoding RraA family protein, whose protein sequence is MSAREIHTEIVRPSRSETAALSRIPVASIVDALGKTGALSYCLRLQTPGLVLCGSAVTALGPDVTVRRAAIDLAQPGDVVVVAAGGGKERSCFGGVTAAHMQTRGIAGVLVDGMVRDLAELRRIAFPTVARGTTPLNFDYPAGRQDGAVNVPVDIDGVRINPGDVVVCDEDGTVIVPRDQVTAVIAKAHASMTAEEEKWWARRGQSLGAVQQLTESGYKII, encoded by the coding sequence ATGTCCGCACGTGAGATCCACACCGAAATCGTCCGCCCCTCCCGGAGCGAGACCGCCGCCCTGTCGCGCATCCCGGTCGCCTCGATCGTGGACGCGCTCGGCAAGACCGGCGCCCTCTCCTACTGCCTGCGTCTCCAGACCCCCGGCCTGGTCCTGTGCGGCAGCGCCGTCACCGCGCTGGGCCCGGACGTGACCGTGCGCCGCGCGGCGATCGACCTCGCCCAGCCCGGCGACGTCGTCGTGGTCGCGGCCGGCGGCGGCAAGGAGCGCTCGTGCTTCGGGGGCGTGACCGCCGCGCACATGCAGACCCGGGGCATCGCCGGGGTCCTGGTCGACGGCATGGTCCGCGACCTCGCCGAGCTGCGCCGCATTGCCTTCCCCACGGTCGCCCGCGGCACGACCCCGCTCAACTTCGACTACCCCGCAGGCCGCCAGGACGGCGCGGTCAATGTCCCCGTGGACATTGACGGCGTCCGCATCAATCCCGGGGACGTCGTGGTCTGCGACGAGGACGGCACGGTGATCGTCCCCCGCGACCAGGTCACAGCCGTCATCGCCAAGGCCCACGCGTCCATGACCGCCGAGGAGGAGAAGTGGTGGGCCCGCCGCGGCCAGAGTCTCGGCGCCGTGCAGCAGCTCACCGAGTCCGGCTACAAGATCATCTGA
- a CDS encoding DUF2332 domain-containing protein — protein MTDHTQLAEIFRRFADQQATGLSPLYATLSRAAARTPELLDLAAHTQPGQPAPNMLLAAVHHILRRGVQHPLAPYFTGHEDLTEDRAADLLTDFCRRHAGGIRRIIGTRSVQTNEVNRCTVLLPAFAALQQQLDDGRPIRIVDVGASAGLTLLWDRYTYDYDGHRITLPDSDPDTVLHCEIKGATPPLSLDVTRFVRPVGIEPTPVDVTDPEATEWLVSLTWPEQTKRMHTLNSALALAARTPPTILAGKAQDHLSDVVAETPDDQHLVFVFSWSIYQIFGSPGGRERLLDTLAELSQRRPLHEISIGHFGHDTPRMIMASHDGGVSRSDIVAHCDVYGTWLDWLATPPARPSA, from the coding sequence ATGACCGACCACACCCAGCTCGCCGAGATCTTCCGGCGGTTTGCCGACCAGCAGGCCACCGGCCTGTCCCCGCTGTATGCCACCCTGTCCCGCGCGGCAGCGCGCACCCCCGAGCTGCTCGACCTCGCGGCCCACACCCAGCCGGGACAGCCCGCGCCGAACATGCTGCTCGCGGCCGTCCACCACATTCTCCGCCGCGGCGTCCAGCACCCGCTCGCCCCCTACTTCACCGGGCACGAGGACCTGACCGAAGACCGTGCCGCCGACCTGCTGACGGACTTCTGCCGCCGCCACGCCGGAGGGATCCGGCGGATCATCGGGACTCGGTCCGTCCAGACCAACGAGGTCAACCGCTGTACCGTCCTTCTGCCCGCCTTCGCCGCGCTCCAGCAGCAGCTTGACGACGGCCGGCCGATCAGGATCGTGGACGTGGGCGCCAGCGCCGGGCTGACCCTGCTCTGGGACCGCTACACCTACGACTACGACGGGCACCGGATCACCCTGCCGGACAGCGACCCCGACACGGTCCTGCACTGCGAGATCAAGGGCGCAACACCGCCTCTGTCTCTGGACGTCACGCGGTTCGTACGCCCGGTCGGGATCGAGCCAACCCCGGTGGACGTCACCGACCCCGAGGCCACCGAGTGGCTGGTCAGCCTCACCTGGCCCGAGCAGACCAAGCGGATGCACACCCTGAACTCCGCCCTGGCCCTGGCCGCGCGCACTCCGCCGACGATCCTGGCCGGCAAGGCCCAGGACCACCTTTCCGACGTCGTCGCCGAGACCCCCGACGACCAGCACCTGGTCTTCGTCTTCTCGTGGTCGATCTACCAGATCTTCGGCTCGCCCGGCGGCCGGGAACGACTCCTCGACACCCTCGCCGAGCTGAGCCAGCGCCGCCCACTACACGAGATCTCCATCGGCCACTTCGGCCACGACACCCCCCGCATGATCATGGCCAGCCACGACGGCGGCGTGAGCCGCTCCGACATCGTCGCCCACTGCGACGTCTACGGCACCTGGCTCGACTGGCTGGCCACCCCGCCCGCCCGGCCGAGCGCCTGA
- a CDS encoding dTDP-4-dehydrorhamnose reductase family protein — MRAVIFGASGLLGRSVMRAFGDMTVTGTGFSRTAGSALVPVDATSADAIARLLGRVRPDVVVNCVGERRPAVWAGAPERARAGNVDAARLIAEGARRCGARLVHISSDYVFDGTAPPYRPDSLPNPLNAYGRWKLLAEYAARAACPDAAILRLPVLYRPVRFAAETNLTEIARQVGAGAPVELDDVCVRYPTHADEAAEVCRRLAGALLQGQRLGSVAHWSAEQGLTKYRMALLIARRFGLSADHVRAGEADAASGDRPVDCRLDCQDLPAALGPARRRLFDIEFPPAVEPWLSLTGPAAGRRKDPS; from the coding sequence ATGCGAGCAGTGATCTTCGGTGCGTCCGGGCTTCTGGGCCGCAGCGTGATGCGGGCCTTCGGCGACATGACCGTGACGGGCACCGGGTTCAGCCGGACCGCCGGCAGCGCCCTGGTTCCGGTCGACGCGACGTCAGCCGACGCCATCGCGCGCCTGCTCGGCCGGGTGCGGCCGGACGTCGTCGTGAACTGCGTGGGCGAGCGCCGCCCCGCCGTGTGGGCTGGTGCACCGGAGAGGGCCCGCGCGGGAAACGTGGATGCGGCCCGACTGATCGCCGAAGGCGCTCGCCGGTGCGGGGCCCGGCTGGTGCACATCTCCAGCGACTACGTCTTCGACGGGACGGCGCCGCCCTACCGGCCCGACAGCCTCCCGAATCCGCTGAACGCCTACGGCCGGTGGAAGCTGCTGGCCGAGTACGCCGCGCGTGCCGCCTGCCCGGACGCGGCGATCCTGCGGCTGCCCGTGCTGTACCGGCCCGTGCGGTTCGCTGCCGAGACGAATCTGACCGAGATCGCCCGCCAAGTCGGTGCCGGTGCCCCGGTTGAGCTGGACGACGTGTGTGTCCGCTACCCCACGCACGCGGACGAGGCCGCCGAGGTGTGCCGACGACTCGCCGGGGCCCTCCTGCAAGGGCAGCGTCTGGGCTCGGTTGCTCACTGGAGTGCGGAGCAGGGCCTGACCAAGTACCGGATGGCGCTCCTGATCGCGCGCAGGTTCGGTCTGTCCGCCGATCACGTCCGCGCCGGGGAGGCGGACGCGGCGTCCGGGGACCGGCCGGTCGACTGCCGCCTGGACTGCCAGGACCTTCCCGCAGCCCTGGGCCCGGCCCGCCGCCGCCTGTTCGACATCGAGTTCCCGCCCGCCGTGGAGCCCTGGCTGTCCCTCACCGGGCCCGCTGCGGGACGAAGGAAGGACCCATCGTGA
- the galE gene encoding UDP-glucose 4-epimerase GalE: protein MKVLIAGGAGYIGSTVASACLDAGITPVILDNLVRGRREFTEGRTFYKGDIADGALVDRIFSEHPDISAVVHCAALIVVPESVADPIGYYEANVAKSLAFVSHLHRNGCDRIIFSSSASIYQAEDGSPVNEDSPLAPQSPYARTKAVCEEMFADIAVAGPRVLSLRYFNPVGADPKLRTGLQLKRPSHALGVLIQAHQEGRPFPITGTNYPTRDGSGIRDYVHVWDLAAAHIAAIERFDSVLTGSKRSIAINLGTGSGTTVRELCEAFNNVVSTPLATVDADPRPGDVAGGYTKSDRAAELLGWTPKLSLEDGIRSALDWIPVRDGLLKD, encoded by the coding sequence GTGAAGGTCCTTATCGCCGGAGGAGCCGGATACATCGGCAGCACCGTCGCCTCGGCCTGCCTGGACGCGGGCATCACCCCCGTGATCCTCGACAACCTCGTCCGGGGCCGCCGCGAGTTCACCGAGGGCCGCACCTTCTACAAGGGCGACATCGCCGACGGCGCACTGGTCGACCGGATCTTCTCGGAGCACCCGGACATCTCCGCCGTGGTGCACTGCGCGGCGCTGATCGTGGTGCCCGAGTCCGTCGCAGACCCGATCGGCTACTACGAGGCGAACGTGGCCAAGAGCCTGGCCTTCGTCAGCCACCTGCACCGCAATGGCTGCGACCGCATCATCTTCAGCAGCTCGGCCTCCATCTACCAGGCCGAGGACGGTTCGCCCGTCAACGAGGACTCGCCGCTGGCACCGCAGAGCCCCTACGCGCGGACCAAGGCCGTGTGCGAGGAGATGTTCGCCGACATTGCCGTGGCGGGGCCGCGAGTGCTGTCGTTGCGGTACTTCAACCCGGTCGGGGCCGACCCGAAGCTGCGTACCGGGCTTCAGCTCAAGCGGCCCAGCCACGCCCTGGGTGTGCTGATCCAGGCGCACCAGGAAGGCCGTCCGTTCCCGATCACGGGGACGAACTACCCGACGCGCGACGGCAGCGGTATCCGGGACTACGTGCACGTCTGGGATCTCGCCGCGGCCCACATCGCGGCGATCGAGCGCTTCGACTCCGTCCTCACGGGGTCGAAGCGCTCGATCGCGATCAACCTGGGCACCGGCTCCGGCACCACGGTCCGGGAGCTGTGCGAGGCGTTCAACAACGTCGTCAGCACTCCCCTGGCAACCGTCGACGCCGATCCGCGGCCCGGTGACGTGGCCGGCGGCTACACCAAGAGCGACCGGGCGGCCGAGCTGCTGGGGTGGACGCCGAAGCTGTCCCTGGAGGACGGCATCCGCTCCGCCCTGGACTGGATTCCGGTGCGCGACGGGCTGTTGAAGGACTGA
- a CDS encoding DUF6744 family protein, with amino-acid sequence MSTQSVPPQRPEVKTGDAVFDSYNESMSDETLLLGHMVLYSVFDGHVTRDDLARWFRELDLDEDLVPPPLRNVDAFERVTGPDGVRVTYPLDDPAATGPASRSGRRRRKELEATATLMVRPVRRDGGHIVRHVVREVRDEERSNLKYDTRIGVCTFHRDNSEGSAEGAGTLTVEPNHAAIAKLPEAEQTTVHRMLEALQDSYRHRCTYLTSDKLRSVVRRYVEHLSAIRVRPTGGVYFVHRQHAQTLRTLRDLVGRFGQGSHLVAVPLPDQDEMREMIINAFTTKAKDELDQLARDIAAAQHSNRHDDAAKLYERFTAVQQATNEHSELLSNSLDDTRAALQLVKVQLGGLLATAGSDDE; translated from the coding sequence ATGTCCACGCAGTCCGTACCGCCGCAGCGCCCCGAAGTGAAGACCGGCGACGCCGTCTTCGACTCCTACAACGAGTCCATGAGCGACGAGACGCTCCTGCTCGGGCACATGGTCCTCTACTCCGTCTTCGACGGCCATGTAACGCGTGACGACCTCGCCCGGTGGTTCCGCGAGCTCGACCTGGACGAGGATCTCGTCCCCCCGCCCTTGCGCAACGTCGATGCCTTCGAGCGGGTCACCGGCCCCGACGGTGTCCGCGTCACGTACCCCCTGGACGACCCTGCCGCGACTGGCCCGGCCAGCCGTAGCGGGCGCCGCCGTCGCAAGGAACTGGAGGCGACTGCCACCCTGATGGTGCGGCCCGTACGCCGTGACGGTGGGCACATCGTGCGCCACGTCGTGCGGGAGGTCAGAGACGAGGAACGGTCAAACCTCAAGTACGACACCCGGATCGGTGTGTGTACCTTCCACCGCGACAACTCGGAGGGAAGCGCCGAAGGCGCCGGCACCCTGACAGTCGAACCCAACCACGCTGCCATCGCCAAGCTGCCCGAAGCAGAGCAGACCACCGTGCACCGAATGCTCGAAGCCCTCCAGGACAGCTACCGGCACCGTTGCACCTACCTGACCAGCGACAAACTGCGCTCGGTCGTCAGACGGTACGTCGAGCACCTCAGTGCCATCCGTGTCCGGCCTACCGGTGGCGTGTACTTCGTCCACCGACAGCACGCACAGACTCTCAGGACGCTGCGTGATCTTGTCGGCCGATTCGGGCAGGGCAGCCACCTCGTCGCCGTCCCTCTTCCGGACCAAGACGAGATGAGAGAGATGATCATCAACGCCTTCACGACCAAGGCGAAGGACGAACTCGACCAGCTTGCTCGTGACATCGCTGCCGCGCAGCACAGCAACCGGCACGACGACGCGGCCAAGCTCTACGAACGGTTCACGGCTGTCCAGCAGGCAACCAATGAACACTCCGAGCTGCTGTCCAACTCTCTGGATGACACCCGGGCCGCTCTCCAGCTCGTCAAGGTCCAGCTCGGCGGCCTCCTGGCCACCGCGGGGAGTGACGACGAGTAA